One region of Halomicrobium sp. LC1Hm genomic DNA includes:
- the nikR gene encoding nickel-responsive transcriptional regulator NikR encodes MSDDLDRISLTLPAEMTTRLDDIVDDWEYDSRSEAIRDALRDFFGAYEWESADDTVHHGTVVVVHDHHVDGIADQLQTIQHEMADLITSVQHIHLSHDTCMETLVVEGAGTAITELANRLRAIGGVNQVKVVVVGD; translated from the coding sequence CAGAGATGACCACGCGACTCGACGACATCGTCGACGACTGGGAGTACGACAGCCGTTCGGAGGCGATCAGAGACGCTCTGCGTGACTTCTTCGGTGCCTACGAGTGGGAGTCGGCCGACGACACCGTCCACCACGGCACCGTCGTCGTCGTCCACGACCACCACGTCGACGGGATCGCCGACCAGCTTCAGACGATCCAACACGAGATGGCCGACCTGATCACGTCGGTCCAGCACATCCACCTCTCGCACGACACCTGCATGGAGACGCTGGTCGTCGAGGGGGCGGGCACTGCGATCACCGAACTGGCGAACCGCCTGCGGGCGATCGGCGGCGTCAATCAGGTCAAGGTCGTCGTCGTCGGCGACTGA